The following are encoded in a window of Mustela nigripes isolate SB6536 chromosome 1, MUSNIG.SB6536, whole genome shotgun sequence genomic DNA:
- the LOC132002909 gene encoding cuticle collagen 1-like — MSRCVRLLVFLHGALALLAKGVLGLSDESSDSSPGPRKSYYILQMLPVQRVKGNPENAGAGNTADAPAPGPSRVGGPTDTVRPAVGTVACVQLPPAPREPRRDPAAPAPPWTGSAARGGSDPAPPAQAGLPDRQRGASVPRHPGDPGTVAARLPPTPRVLRPPGPPTDGAPRSTGSPAAPAAPAAPEPRGDA, encoded by the exons ATGTCCCGGTGTGTGCGTCTTCTGGTCTTTCTCCACGGAGCTCTCGCACTTCTGGCG AAGGGGGTGCTTGGTCTGTCAGACGAGAGCAGTGACAGCAGTCCTGGACCCAGGAAAAGCTACTACATCCTCCAGATGCTG CCAGTCCAACGCGTGAAGGGGAATCCGGAGAATGCCGGCGCCGGGAACACGGCCGACGCGCCAGCCCCGGGGCCGTCCCGTGTCGGGGGCCCGACGGATACGGTGAGGCCCGCGGTCGGCACGGTGGCCTGTGTCCAGCTGCCGCCCGCGCCCCGCGAGCCTCGACGCGACCCCGCCGCTCCCGCTCCGCCCTGGACGGGGAGCGCAGCTCGGGGAGGCTCTGACCCCGCACCCCCCGCCCAGGCCGGGCTCCCCGACAGACAGCGAGGGGCCTCTGTACCCAGGCACCCGGGGGACCCCGGCACCGTGGCGGCCAGGCTTCCCCCGACGCCCCGAGTGCTGCGTCCTCCGGGTCCCCCCACGGACGGAGCCCCGCGCAGCACCGgctcccccgccgcccccgccgcccccgccgccccggaGCCCAGAGGGGACGCGTGA